The following proteins are encoded in a genomic region of Pyramidobacter piscolens W5455:
- a CDS encoding TIGR01440 family protein encodes MSYEEIKVLSAQAVGELLAVARTEPGEIFVVGCSSSEIGGFRIGKGSNAEIAEAVYEGVMPALRERGLFLAAQCCEHLNRALIVEKAALLPGAEICNVVPQLHAGGAFAMTVYENCECPVAVEHIRAAAGMDIGDTLIGMHLRDVAVPVRVSVKKIGAANLVCARTRPKFVGGARAVYDDALSGGDIKR; translated from the coding sequence ATGTCTTACGAAGAAATCAAGGTCTTATCGGCGCAGGCGGTCGGCGAACTGCTGGCCGTCGCGCGCACGGAACCCGGCGAAATTTTCGTGGTCGGCTGTTCCTCCAGCGAGATCGGCGGCTTCCGCATCGGCAAAGGCTCGAACGCGGAAATCGCCGAGGCCGTCTACGAGGGCGTGATGCCGGCACTGCGCGAACGCGGGCTTTTTTTGGCGGCGCAGTGCTGCGAGCACCTCAACCGCGCCCTGATCGTGGAAAAAGCGGCGCTGCTTCCCGGCGCGGAAATTTGCAACGTCGTGCCGCAGCTGCACGCCGGCGGCGCGTTCGCGATGACCGTTTACGAAAACTGCGAATGCCCCGTCGCCGTCGAGCACATTCGCGCCGCCGCGGGCATGGACATCGGCGACACGCTGATCGGCATGCACCTGCGCGACGTGGCCGTGCCCGTGCGCGTTTCCGTGAAGAAGATCGGCGCGGCCAACCTGGTCTGCGCGCGCACGCGACCCAAGTTCGTCGGCGGCGCGCGGGCCGTCTACGACGACGCGCTCTCCGGCGGCGATATCAAGCGGTAA